Below is a genomic region from Polluticoccus soli.
TGCCCAGATCGAACTGGACGAGGTGCGCCACCCTAAAGAAGTAAAGCGCAGCAACAACCCAAGCGATAACTCCCCAATGGCTTTCGCCTACGGCAAGATCAATAACTTCTACGCACTGAAGCTGGGTTACGGCGCCCGCAGGCTGATAGCAGGCAAGCCCGAACACGGTACGGTAGCCATTCACTGGGTATACCTTGGCGGCTTCAGTGCCGGTTTGGTAAAGCCATATTATCTCGAAGTACAATCTGTAAAGGGCGGCCAGGCCGGCCCGGTAGAGACCATCAAATACTCTGATTCCAATCAGCGCAAGTTCCTGGGGCTGCGCGAGGACAATGGTACAGCCAACTATATCATAGGTAGCGCAGGCTTTGGCAAAGGCCTTGGCGAGATCGGGTTCAACCCCGGCATACACCTCAAAACCGGCCTGCACTTCGACTTTGCACCGTCAAAGACCATGAAGATGGCCGTGGAAGCCGGTGTAAGCGGCGAGTTGTATGCTAAAAAAGTAGAATTGATGGCTTTGCAAAAAGCCTATCCATACACAGTAAGCGTGTACGCATCCTTCCAATTTGGCAAACGTTGGCAATGATTGTAACTTGCATGCCATTATGCAGGAGTTGCCAATTGTACAAGCAGAACCGACTACGGAAACCCGTGTGAAGAAGCCTAACTGGCTGCGTGTCAAGCTGCCTACGGGCGAGGGTTACCGCCACGTGCGCAACCTGGTGGATACCCACAAGCTGCACACGATCTGCGAAAGCGGCAACTGCCCTAACATGGGCGAATGCTGGGGCGAGGGTACTGCAACCTTCATGATCCTCGGCAATATCTGCACCCGTTCCTGCGGCTTCTGCGCTGTAGCTACCGGCCGTCCTGAGCCTGTGGACTGGGACGAACCTCAACGCGTAGCCGAAGCCATTTACCTGATGAAGGTGAAGCACGCGGTGATCACATCGGTAGACCGCGACGAGCTGAAAGACGGTGGCTCCATCATCTGGGCCAATACCATCAAGGCTGTACGCTCACTCAATCCCGATACTACGCTTGAAACACTGATACCCGACTTTAAAGGCCAGTGGGAAAACCTGGAGCGCATCATCGAAGTAGCTCCTGAGGTTGTATCGCACAACATAGAAACGGTAGAGAACCTGACGCGCAAAGTGCGTATACAGGCCAAATACCACCGCAGTATGGAGGTGATCCGCAGGTTGAAAGACGGCGGCATGCGCACCAAGAGCGGTATCATGCTGGGCCTTGGCGAAAAACAGGAAGAAGTATTGCAAACCCTGCAGGACCTTGCCGACAACGGTTGTGACGTTGTGACCATAGGTCAGTACCTGCAGCCTACGCAAAAGCACTTGCCGGTAGTACGTTTCGTGCACCCTGACGAGTTTGCTTTCTACCGTGAAGAAGGCTATAAAATGGGCCTTGACTACGTTGAAAGCGGTCCGCTGGTACGTTCATCTTACCACAGCGAGCGCCACGTGTTTGCCGGCAAAGGTCGCGAAGCATGGATGGCCAGCAAACAAGCGTAAGGCAACTATTCTCGTAACCTTCTTTTTCTATATTTGTACTGTAGCCGGTGCGCCCGATAAAAGGTCGCCATACCCGGCAGCGATCAGTACGATATGCGTACACGACACCGTAACCAGTTTATAGAGACCAACGACAAGGAACTGCAACGATCTATCCGCAGCGACTCGTTGCTGGCCGAAATAACAGCTGTCATTAGCCACAACAGCTCGTCGATAAAGCAACTAAGCGATGCCGCGCTGGCCTGCCTGCTACGGCAGTTTGAATGTTGCTACGGAGCTGTGCTGATGCACGATACTGAACGCGATGTTCTAGAGCTGGTATCTGAACTGGGAGGAGATACCTCTAACCCGCGCGCAGTCACCATCAAACCCAGCGAAACGATCACCGGCAACGTATTCTCGCTTGGCGAGACCAAATACCTCAAAGAGGTTCCGGGCGGATATGCGTACAATATCAAGTCAGGAGCGGGCAGCCTTTCGGCGTCTCACATACTCATCATTCCCCTGAAATTCAACAACACCACAGCTGGTGTAGTAGAACTGGCTTCTTTCAGCGCTTTTCATGAAGATGATATTGCTATAGCGGAACGCTTGTGCAGGGCGATGGCGGCCAATGCCATCAACCTGAGGACGACCTTTGAAAATGCCAGGCTGGTAGAAAAGCTGAAGCTGGTGCAACAGAAAAGCGCCATTCGCATGGAAGAACAGTATGCATCGATGCAGCGCCTGATGAACGAGATCATTGAACGACATAAAAAACGCGAGCAGGAACTGCTGGACGAAATAGAAAAACTGAAACAGAAATAGAACCAATATGCAAAAGCTAGCCGAACTGAAAAATGAGCTTGACGAAATATACTACGAGCTGTTTTACAATGAACAGAAGCACTACCTCTATGCTAACTGGATAGGCTTTTCCAGCAGTCAGGATATAGTGGATGGTGCTACGGTATTGATGCATTGGCTGGAACAAAACCGCGACAAAAACGTGAGCTGCTATATCAACGACAACCGCCAGTTTAAAGGTACCTGGGGTGTGGAGATGCAATGGGTAACCGAAGTATGGACTCCGGCAGTGTACAACAGCGGTCTGCGTTACTGTGCATTGGTATTGAGCCAGGACATATTTGCGCAGATGGCAGCAGCAGCATTCGACGAAGCATCAGCAGAGGTTGGCAAGTTAACTACCCGCATGTTCAATACGTTTGAAGAAGCGGAGAAATGGGTGGATGAAAAAAATCGCGTGAACGTATAACCGGTTTCGGGATGTAGCCCCGCCCGCTGGCGGGACGATTCGTTCGGGACGAAGATGCCGCTGGTTCGAACTCCTCCCAGCGAAGCTAATCCAGTCATCCCGACGTATCGAGAGCGGAGAAATATCGGAAGCTGTTTCTCCGTTTTGTTTTTATCAACTCTTGCCTATCTCCTCTTCCAGCAATTTCATTATCGCTCCCATGGCAGCGCGACATTCCTCCTGCGATCTGATGGCCTTTGCATATTTCACCCGCGAATCCATTCCCACTATGACCAACACGCAAGCGTTATTGCAGTCGCCAAGGCTCCATTCTTTTGCAAGCGCCTTGTTCTCATCAAACAAGATCACAGAACCAGGCGATTGTTTCTCCTTCTGCCTGACGCTGATCTTCATAGCCGAATTAGGCACCCAGGTGTCTTTACAATTGATCACCCCTACCCCGATGAATTTATCCTTGGGCAGCTTCCTCTTTTCCATCGCTTCGGAAAGCGGGTTTATCACATCTTTGGCATCAGGGTCTGTATAGAATACGGCAGTGACCTTATGGCCCAATGGGAGATTTTGTTTATTCCCTCTTGCATCCAGCAGGTCAATGTTTATAGCCATCCGACCGGGATTCACTATATGCTGCGCACCAGCATCGATCAAAACTCCACACAACAAAGCCGACAGAAATATTCTTTTCATCTTTCAATAGTAATTGGAAGGATTACATTCTGGAAAATTAACACTTACTCGCGAGATGACAAGCATATTATCACAACCACTTCCTCCGCTTAAACCATTGAAATATAAGCACTGTGACTGCTATCATCAGGGCGATGACCCCTGGGTATCCAAGTTTCCAGCCTAGTTCGGGCATAAAATGGAAGTTCATACCGTACACACCTACAATGAACGTAAGCGGCAGGAAGAATACGGAGAAGATGGTCAGCACGCGGATGATCTCATTGGTACGTTGCGAGGCTGCGGCGAAGTATACGTTCAGCAGCTGGTGAATGTCCTCGGAGAGCACGTCGAACATGTGCTGCAGCTTTACATATTCATCACGCGTATCGCGGGTGTCTACGTTGCCGGTTTCTGAGTCTACAAAATCGATGATCTCGTACGAGAGTATCAGCATACGCCGCACCAGGTCTATCCTCCGTTTCAGATGATACAGTCCTTTAAGCATCGATATCTTCTTGGGCCGAAGGAACACCACTTCTTCGTAATGATCTACCGTTCGCGACAGGCCATCTAAAGGCCGCTGATAGGTAACAAGGGATGAGTAAAGTATCTGGTTCAGTAATTGGGCCGAAGACCGGCACCTATTAGATGCCACCTGCCGGCCAAGAGCGAGCATAAACGGCTGTTCGTCCTTATGGACAGTGATGATAAACTTCTCGGCAAAGAATATGGCTATTTTATCGGTCAGCTCCAACATGCTGTCTGCATTCTTACTGCCTGCATCCACATGTATCCGGAAGATAATGAACGAGCAACCATCCATCTTTTCGTACTTGGGCAGGTGTCCCGGTTGCAGGCAGTCGTTGATCTGTGCAGGATGTAACCAATACCTCCGGGCCAGCACGTCTAACTGTTCCCTTGTCGGGTCCGAGATATCGTACCAGTCAAAGCCATGTTCCTGTATGTTGCTGAGCTGTTTGGTCATAGCGTGTTTCTATCAACGCTCGCCTGTTTAGCTACAAAAATCGTCGCACGGTCACTTTGGGTCGTTTCCTTACAAAGCGTTTTACTAATAACAACCCGGCGATAA
It encodes:
- the lipA gene encoding lipoyl synthase, which gives rise to MQELPIVQAEPTTETRVKKPNWLRVKLPTGEGYRHVRNLVDTHKLHTICESGNCPNMGECWGEGTATFMILGNICTRSCGFCAVATGRPEPVDWDEPQRVAEAIYLMKVKHAVITSVDRDELKDGGSIIWANTIKAVRSLNPDTTLETLIPDFKGQWENLERIIEVAPEVVSHNIETVENLTRKVRIQAKYHRSMEVIRRLKDGGMRTKSGIMLGLGEKQEEVLQTLQDLADNGCDVVTIGQYLQPTQKHLPVVRFVHPDEFAFYREEGYKMGLDYVESGPLVRSSYHSERHVFAGKGREAWMASKQA
- a CDS encoding GAF domain-containing protein, which gives rise to MRTRHRNQFIETNDKELQRSIRSDSLLAEITAVISHNSSSIKQLSDAALACLLRQFECCYGAVLMHDTERDVLELVSELGGDTSNPRAVTIKPSETITGNVFSLGETKYLKEVPGGYAYNIKSGAGSLSASHILIIPLKFNNTTAGVVELASFSAFHEDDIAIAERLCRAMAANAINLRTTFENARLVEKLKLVQQKSAIRMEEQYASMQRLMNEIIERHKKREQELLDEIEKLKQK
- a CDS encoding YtfJ family protein, yielding MKRIFLSALLCGVLIDAGAQHIVNPGRMAINIDLLDARGNKQNLPLGHKVTAVFYTDPDAKDVINPLSEAMEKRKLPKDKFIGVGVINCKDTWVPNSAMKISVRQKEKQSPGSVILFDENKALAKEWSLGDCNNACVLVIVGMDSRVKYAKAIRSQEECRAAMGAIMKLLEEEIGKS
- a CDS encoding CorA family divalent cation transporter, with protein sequence MTKQLSNIQEHGFDWYDISDPTREQLDVLARRYWLHPAQINDCLQPGHLPKYEKMDGCSFIIFRIHVDAGSKNADSMLELTDKIAIFFAEKFIITVHKDEQPFMLALGRQVASNRCRSSAQLLNQILYSSLVTYQRPLDGLSRTVDHYEEVVFLRPKKISMLKGLYHLKRRIDLVRRMLILSYEIIDFVDSETGNVDTRDTRDEYVKLQHMFDVLSEDIHQLLNVYFAAASQRTNEIIRVLTIFSVFFLPLTFIVGVYGMNFHFMPELGWKLGYPGVIALMIAVTVLIFQWFKRRKWL